GTGTTCACATTCTGATCGCGCCATGACCGACCCGCACGAGAACGTGTTCGAAGTCCGACCCATCGGCTACGTGCGCAGCGAGCATCGCGAACCGGTGGGCGTGCCGATCAACGCCGCGTTCGCCAAGGGCGTCACGGCGCGCATCGAGATCCTGCCCGAGTACGCGCCGGGCCTGCAAGATATCGAGGGCTTTTCGCACCTGCACCTGCTTGTGTTTCTGCACCGGTCCGAGGGCTACCGCTTGATCACCACACCCTTTGCCGACGACCAACTCCGCGGCCTTTTTACGACACGCAGCCCGCGTCGCCCCAACCCCATCGGGCTTTCGGTTGTGCGCTTGATAAAAGTCGAAGGCAACATTTTGCACGTGGAGGAAATCGATTTCATCGACGGCACACCGGTGCTCGATATCAAACCCTTCCACCCGCAGGCCGACCACCGCACCCAGGACGTGCGCGTCGGCTGG
Above is a genomic segment from Candidatus Lernaella stagnicola containing:
- the tsaA gene encoding tRNA (N6-threonylcarbamoyladenosine(37)-N6)-methyltransferase TrmO, yielding MTDPHENVFEVRPIGYVRSEHREPVGVPINAAFAKGVTARIEILPEYAPGLQDIEGFSHLHLLVFLHRSEGYRLITTPFADDQLRGLFTTRSPRRPNPIGLSVVRLIKVEGNILHVEEIDFIDGTPVLDIKPFHPQADHRTQDVRVGWMTDKFAVDKKTGEVIYRDELVPRQSRKKN